Proteins found in one Nilaparvata lugens isolate BPH unplaced genomic scaffold, ASM1435652v1 scaffold5634, whole genome shotgun sequence genomic segment:
- the LOC111057198 gene encoding uncharacterized protein LOC111057198: protein MRLNSIKTQILSYLGLLGGQPNISSNQNNGTSNQQAEIIRQMYDKMKRLPQWPPSDVYTEKVQSFYPSCELPRNTDEELWSNGESMHLLFDLNFPISLQGNVVNIIAAKLRLHKVSQANMTVAVSETCPPPAFDGGESTPAIKAFNPSLPLPPSPITVDDKKIRVSIYWYTRSLKKHRVKRKLLDSQMVSVYGDA from the exons ATGCGTCTGAATTCAATCAAGACGCAGATACTGAGCTACCTGGGTCTTCTAGGAGGGCAGCCCAACATCAGCAGCAACCAGAACAACGGCACAAGCAATCAACAGGCGGAGATCATCCGTCAGATGTACGACAAGATGAAGAGGTTACCGCAATGGCCTCCCTCCGATGTATACACCGAGAAAGTACAGAGTTTCTACCCTTCCT GTGAATTACCAAGGAATACAGATGAAGAGCTGTGGAGTAACGGAGAGTCGATGCATTTGCTGTTTGACTTGAATTTCCCGATCAGTTTGCAAGGCAATGTTGTCAACATTATTGCTGCTAAACTCAGGCTGCATAAGGTTTCCCAG GCCAACATGACAGTGGCTGTTTCTGAGACGTGCCCTCCTCCTGCATTCGATGGGGGTGAGTCCACCCCTGCCATCAAGGCATTCAACCCCAGCCTCCCCCTACCACCTTCCCCTATCACCGTGGACGACAAGAAGATTCGAGTCTCCATCTACTGGTACACCAGATCCCTCAAGAAACACCGCG